The DNA sequence GCTTGGTCCCCTGGCTCCGCAGCCGCTCCTTGAGGTTCGGAAACAGACCGTAGACGGCCTCGATCGAGAGCCCGCCCGGACGGACCCGGGGCGGCAGCAGCAGGTTCTCCTCGACGTTGAGGCTCGCGAAGATGCCGCGCTCTTCCGGGCAGAAGGCGATGCCGAGCCGGGCGATCCGGTTGCTGGGGAGCCCGATCAGCTCCTGGCCCTCGAAGCGCACCGTGCCGCGGCGCTTGGCGACGATCCCCATGATCGACTTCAGGGTCGTGGTCTTGCCGGCGCCGTTCCGGCCGAGGAGCGTCACCACCTCCCCGGGATGGATCTCGAAGTCGACGCCGTGCAGGATGTGCGACTCGCCGTACCAGGCGTGGAGGTCCTTCACCACGAGGAGCGGGGCGTCCGCCCGCGGCAGCCCGGTCGCCGACGCCGGGGCCACGGGCGTCACGCGCCCGGCGACTTCAGCCCCCGTGAACGAACCGCCAGGGGGACGGCTCTCATGCTCGGTCATAACCGCCCAGCATCTGTTGTTCCATTCCGACCGGCGGCTTCGCCGCCGCAACCCCTCCTCGGGGGAGGTCCCGGAAGGGGGCCGTCACGGCCCCCTCCGGTGACTTCAGGCATGGGCCGACCCCATGTAGGCCTCGATCACCGCCGGGTTCCGCGACACGCTGGCGTAGTCGCCTTCGGCGAGGATCTCCCCGCGGGCCAGCACGGTGATGATGTGCGAAAGGTGTTCGACGACACTCAGGTTGTGCTCGACCATGAGCACCGTGCGGTTCTCGGCGACCTGCTTGATGAGCGCCGCGATGCGGTCGATGTCCTCGTGGCCCATCCCGGCGGTGGGCTCGTCGAGCAGCAGGGTCTCGGGCTCCAGAGCCAGGGTGGTGGCGATCTCGAGCGCCCGCTTGCGGCCGTACGGCAACTCGACCGCCGTAGTGCCGCTGAAGGCGGCCAGCCCGACCGCGTCCAGCAGCTCCCGGGCCCGGTCGTTGAAGCGGTCCAGGACTTTCTGGGAGCGCCAGAAATCGAAGGAGCCGCCGCGCTGGCGCTGGAGGGCAATGCGCACGTTTTCCAGGACCGTGAGGTACGGGAAGACGGCCGAGATCTGAAACGAGCGGACCAGGCCCAGCCG is a window from the Candidatus Methylomirabilota bacterium genome containing:
- a CDS encoding ABC transporter ATP-binding protein, producing the protein MTPVAPASATGLPRADAPLLVVKDLHAWYGESHILHGVDFEIHPGEVVTLLGRNGAGKTTTLKSIMGIVAKRRGTVRFEGQELIGLPSNRIARLGIAFCPEERGIFASLNVEENLLLPPRVRPGGLSIEAVYGLFPNLKERLRSQGTKLSGGEQQMLAIGRILRTGARLLLLDEPTEGLAPVIVQQIGVTIRRLKAEGFTVLLVEQNFRFGATVADRHYVMEHGRVIDMIPNAELDAHMDELHEYLGV
- a CDS encoding ABC transporter ATP-binding protein — protein: MATDIVLETEGLTKEFRGFVAVNNVSLRIRRGTIHALIGPNGAGKTTCFNLLTKFLTPSRGRIVYKGREITRARPADIARLGLVRSFQISAVFPYLTVLENVRIALQRQRGGSFDFWRSQKVLDRFNDRARELLDAVGLAAFSGTTAVELPYGRKRALEIATTLALEPETLLLDEPTAGMGHEDIDRIAALIKQVAENRTVLMVEHNLSVVEHLSHIITVLARGEILAEGDYASVSRNPAVIEAYMGSAHA